One segment of Fructilactobacillus hinvesii DNA contains the following:
- the murD gene encoding UDP-N-acetylmuramoyl-L-alanine--D-glutamate ligase, translating into MREINDYRDKNVLVFGAGMSGTNAALLLVKLGAHVTLTDAKSATEIADYQRLENAGVKVVAGDSPVSLVDSADLMVKNPGIPYTVPLVQAALQKQIPIICEVELASEISSAPIIGVTGSNGKTTTTTMISEMLSAGMSNGKAYRAGNIGIPATQVAQRVTAHDQIVMELSSFMLLGITQLHPHIAVITNIYSNHLDYHKTRANYVAAKMRITKNQTNRDFLVMNFDQPEWRKLSQQSQALVVPFSAQGQYEDGAYQHRGKLYFRDEFIMKADELKSNSEPNIENALAAIAVAKLSGVPTAKIVEVLKTFSGVRHRNQYVLTADGREFYNDSKATDIEATQMALAGMHQPVVLIAGGLDRGYTFEKLEPELREHVRGMVVFGETAELMKQAGTAAGVPTIKVVNNLDQAVPEAYQLSQPGDVILLSPANASWDQFASYEERGDRFITNVEQLTGQREEK; encoded by the coding sequence ATGCGAGAGATTAATGATTATCGAGATAAAAACGTGCTGGTATTTGGAGCAGGAATGAGTGGCACCAATGCCGCCCTTTTGTTGGTTAAATTGGGTGCTCACGTGACTCTAACTGATGCGAAATCGGCTACAGAGATTGCGGATTATCAGCGTTTGGAGAACGCTGGCGTTAAAGTAGTTGCCGGTGATTCTCCAGTTAGTTTGGTTGATTCCGCTGATCTAATGGTCAAAAATCCAGGTATTCCCTATACGGTACCGTTGGTGCAGGCTGCATTGCAAAAACAGATTCCCATTATTTGTGAGGTAGAATTGGCTTCAGAAATTTCCAGTGCTCCGATCATTGGTGTGACCGGAAGTAACGGAAAAACAACGACCACGACTATGATTAGTGAGATGTTGAGTGCCGGGATGAGCAATGGAAAAGCCTATCGGGCCGGAAACATTGGCATTCCAGCAACGCAAGTCGCCCAACGGGTGACGGCCCATGATCAAATTGTTATGGAACTGTCCAGTTTTATGTTGCTGGGGATTACGCAACTACATCCCCACATTGCGGTCATTACGAACATTTACTCGAATCATTTAGATTACCACAAGACAAGGGCTAATTACGTTGCCGCTAAGATGCGGATTACAAAGAACCAAACTAACCGGGACTTTTTGGTGATGAACTTTGATCAACCAGAATGGCGGAAACTAAGTCAGCAAAGTCAGGCGCTGGTAGTACCATTTTCTGCGCAGGGTCAATACGAAGATGGAGCCTATCAACACCGCGGTAAGTTGTACTTTCGCGATGAGTTCATCATGAAGGCGGATGAATTAAAGAGTAACAGTGAGCCAAACATCGAGAACGCTTTGGCTGCGATTGCGGTGGCTAAGTTATCGGGAGTTCCAACGGCTAAAATTGTAGAGGTCTTAAAGACTTTCTCCGGGGTTCGGCATCGAAATCAGTACGTGTTAACCGCGGATGGCCGGGAATTTTACAACGATTCGAAGGCTACGGATATCGAAGCCACGCAAATGGCATTGGCCGGCATGCACCAACCAGTGGTTTTAATTGCAGGAGGCTTAGACCGGGGCTATACGTTTGAAAAACTTGAACCAGAGCTACGTGAGCATGTACGTGGCATGGTCGTCTTTGGCGAAACGGCTGAGTTAATGAAGCAGGCCGGGACGGCAGCGGGCGTCCCAACCATTAAGGTGGTTAATAACCTGGACCAAGCAGTGCCAGAGGCCTACCAACTAAGCCAACCGGGTGATGTAATCTTGCTGTCACCCGCAAACGCCAGCTGGGATCAATTTGCAAGTTATGAAGAACGCGGAGACCGCTTTATTACGAATGTCGAACAACTGACCGGCCAACGGGAGGAGAAATAA
- the murG gene encoding undecaprenyldiphospho-muramoylpentapeptide beta-N-acetylglucosaminyltransferase, with product MKMIVSGGGTGGHIYPALALVEALQRQDAGAQVLYVGSKRGLEKNIVPEKGIAFRELKIQGFKRKLFSLYNFETVYLFLKSVQAAKRIIRQFHPDVVVGTGGYVSGAVLYAAAKMGVPTVIHEQNSVVGWTNKFLSRYVDKIGIAFEEARSQFPEQKVVFTGNPRAQQVAEIKSNFHWSELQLQDDVPTVLVFGGSQGALKLNEAMVAALPKFNQRDYQVVFVTGRGRYEGVMESLKKVPINDNVKVLPYVDNMPEVLPQVALIVGRAGATSLAEITADGIPSILIPSPYVTADHQTKNAMSLVNQHAALLETEAELSGSSLLSKIDSLMNNPQERHEMAQNAKKMGVPDAADQLLDVCRDAIRLHRS from the coding sequence ATGAAGATGATTGTTTCTGGTGGGGGAACCGGAGGACATATTTATCCGGCCTTAGCGCTGGTAGAAGCGCTCCAACGCCAAGATGCTGGGGCCCAGGTTTTGTACGTGGGCTCCAAACGGGGGCTGGAAAAAAACATTGTTCCCGAAAAGGGAATTGCCTTTCGCGAACTTAAGATTCAGGGATTTAAACGGAAGCTTTTTTCCCTCTATAATTTTGAAACGGTCTACCTCTTTTTAAAGAGCGTACAGGCTGCTAAACGCATTATTAGACAATTTCATCCCGATGTAGTGGTCGGAACGGGAGGCTACGTATCCGGAGCAGTCCTATATGCGGCCGCTAAAATGGGAGTTCCAACGGTGATCCACGAACAAAATAGCGTTGTGGGATGGACCAATAAGTTTTTGAGTCGGTACGTCGATAAAATTGGGATTGCCTTTGAAGAAGCGCGTTCCCAATTTCCGGAACAAAAGGTAGTTTTTACCGGGAATCCACGTGCCCAACAGGTAGCAGAAATTAAGAGCAACTTCCACTGGTCCGAACTACAATTACAAGATGATGTTCCCACGGTGCTCGTTTTTGGCGGTAGTCAGGGAGCCCTGAAGCTAAACGAAGCAATGGTAGCGGCGCTCCCTAAGTTTAACCAGCGTGACTACCAGGTAGTTTTTGTAACCGGCCGGGGGCGTTATGAAGGGGTAATGGAAAGCCTGAAGAAGGTCCCGATTAACGATAATGTGAAGGTCTTACCTTATGTAGATAACATGCCCGAGGTTTTACCCCAAGTGGCGTTAATCGTGGGTCGAGCTGGAGCCACGAGCCTTGCGGAAATTACGGCCGACGGGATTCCATCAATTCTCATCCCCAGTCCCTACGTAACGGCCGATCACCAAACGAAGAACGCGATGAGCTTGGTTAACCAACACGCTGCCCTCTTAGAAACGGAAGCAGAACTAAGTGGTTCCAGTTTATTGAGTAAAATTGACAGTCTAATGAATAATCCCCAAGAACGACACGAAATGGCCCAAAATGCCAAAAAGATGGGCGTTCCCGATGCCGCTGACCAGTTGCTTGACGTGTGCCGGGATGCAATTCGGCTACATCGCAGTTAA